The DNA segment ACGATCACGTTCCACCTCCGGATCGAGAACCCCCTCGAGGGAAAGATCGCCACCCTATTTGACCTGCTGGCGAAAAACGCCAAGAATGCTAATCTGAGGATCCGGGGGCCTCTCCTGTCGCCAACGGGAGAGTTCCAGTTCTTCTAAAGGAAGGAACATTGAGAAGCCTGGGGATCTCCATCACGCGCAACTTTCTTTCCGCCGTCCTTTGGGAGCACTCCCTCCGTTCCTCGAAGATGGAGGGATCGTGCGAGGTCCCCTGCACCGACCCGTATGGCAGCGGGGAGGACATCGCCCGGCTCGCGGAGGAGGTCCGCAGGATCGCGGGTCCCGGCCCCCTTCCGTCCGCGGTACTCTCCCTTCCCCCCGCCTGGACGTTCCTGCGAATGATCCGGCTCCCCGTCACCGACCTGCCGCGGGCGAAAAAGATGCACATCGCGGAACTCGAGGGAAACCTCCCGATCGACGACGAGGAGATCCTTTCCGACATCCTTCCCGCCGGGGAGCCGGGGACGTTCCTGGCCGTCGCAGCGAGGCGGTCCGCCGTCGAGAAGGTCGTGTCCTCGTTCACCGAGGCGGGCTTTCGCCCGGACCGGGCGATCACCGACCACGTGTCGCTTCTGTGCGCCGTTCTCTCCTCGAAGAAAGGATTCTCCGGCCTGGTCTTCTCCGACCGGAGCGATTTCGTCGCCCTTCGGCTGTCCGGAGGCGCCATCGCCACGGCCCGCCAGTTCCCCGAGGCGATCGCCGCGACCCCGGGGGAACTGGTGAGCGGAATCCGGGAGATCCTGGAGGCCGATGCGCACGGCGCATCCCCCCAGGCCTCCATCGTGGTCGGGGATCTTCCCCCTCCTCTCGCGGAACTCCTCCCCCACCCGGACTTTTTCGTGGCGCCGGGGGCGGCCGGGAACGTCTCGCCCCTCGCCTACGGCGCGGCGCTCGCGCCTTTTTTCGGGCGGGAAACCGGCAACTTCTCCCTCCGGACCTCCGCGGAGGCCGAGACGGAACGGGCGCGGAACCGGTCCCGGGTCCGCATCACGGTCGCCTTGGGCGTCATCGCCTTGATCTCCCTGGTCGGTACGATCCTGGTCGCGCAGTGGGCCGAGGGGAAGAAAGTCTCCCAGATCCGGGCCCAGATCCGGAAGGAATTCACCGAGGCCGTCCCGGGCGTCAAGGTCGTCGTCCAGGAAACGGCGCAGATCCGGGAAAAGATCCAGGCGCTCGCCCGCCAGAGAAAGGAGCTGGGGTCCGATTTTCCGGAGCCGACCGCCATGCTGGCGAAGGTGTCGCAGGCGCTTCCGGCGAACCAGAACGTTTCCGTCCGCGAGGTATCCTTCGATTCCGGCCGGCTCCGCCTTCAAGGCGACGCGGGGTCGGCGGAGCTCGTCGAGACGTTCCGCACCTCGCTCGTGGCCGCCTTCGGACGGGACGCCACGGTGACCGTCCAGGAATCCGAGGGAAGCGCCCGGGGAGGGAACGTGCGGTACACGATCCTGATCGAGAACGGGGGAAACGGCCGTGCTTCGTAGCCGCGAGAAGGTCGTCCTCGCGCTGGGCACGTGCGCAGCGGTCCTGATCCTTTTGCTCGCGTTCGTGGTGATCCCCGGGATCTCCCGGGTGCGGTCCCTGTCGCGGGGTTCGGTGGTCGCCGAAAAGGACCTGGCGGAACTCCGGAAGATGCGCCCGGAGCTCACGATCCTGGACCGGGAGGTGCGCCGCCGGTTGAATCAGGTCAACGCCGCCGCCAACTCCCCACAGTCTCCGCTGGCGCGTCTTACCGCATCGATCCAGGAGGCGGGCTTCCCGCAGTCGGCCTTCAGCCTCAAATCCGCCGGATCCCGGACGGGGGAATACGTCGGCGAGGAGTCGTTCGATCTGAAGATGCAGAACCTGACCTACCTGGAAGCGGTCCGCCTCCTCACCCGGCTTTCGAACGGGCCGCTGCCCGTCGTCGTCCGTTCCGCCAACCTGAAGAGCCGCTTCGACGACAGCAAGTACCTCGACGCGACCCTTCGCATCGGATTTCTGCTCCCGGCGGCCCGATGACCCGCCGGATCCTCCTCGTCGCGATCCTTCTCCTCCTGCTGCTGCCCGCGTGCCGGGACGACCGCAAGCGACCCGACCTCACCGCGGAGGAGGAGGCGATCCTCAAGGAGAAGGCGGACGAAAAGATCGGCCTGATCATCCGGGAAAATCTGCCCGCTCTTTTCGCCGGCATCGTCGTGTTCCGGTCCGACGCCTTCCTCACCCAGTCGGAGATGCTTTCCCGGCGCGAGCTGTCGGTGCTGGACTCCTTCGGAAACGCCGCCGTCGTCCTCCTCAACTCCCCCGACATCCCGCCGCTTCTCAAGGAGAAATCCGTGAGGAAGATCTCCTACCTCTGCCGGCAGGGGCCCCTTGCCCGGATCCATCCCGCTTTCCTGATGGAGGTTCTTAACCGGTTCGGCGAAGGGAAGGAAACCGTGCCGACTTCCTTTCTCGTCCGGTTCCGGGAGATGCCGCAGGAGAAAGAGGAAAAATTCGTGGAGGCGGCCGGCTTTACCGTCGCATCCCGCGCGGGGGTCGTCTGGGCCGTCTCCGGACCGCTCACCTCCCTGCCCCGTCTTCTCGAAGACGACCGAATA comes from the Candidatus Deferrimicrobiaceae bacterium genome and includes:
- the gspL gene encoding type II secretion system protein GspL, producing the protein MRSLGISITRNFLSAVLWEHSLRSSKMEGSCEVPCTDPYGSGEDIARLAEEVRRIAGPGPLPSAVLSLPPAWTFLRMIRLPVTDLPRAKKMHIAELEGNLPIDDEEILSDILPAGEPGTFLAVAARRSAVEKVVSSFTEAGFRPDRAITDHVSLLCAVLSSKKGFSGLVFSDRSDFVALRLSGGAIATARQFPEAIAATPGELVSGIREILEADAHGASPQASIVVGDLPPPLAELLPHPDFFVAPGAAGNVSPLAYGAALAPFFGRETGNFSLRTSAEAETERARNRSRVRITVALGVIALISLVGTILVAQWAEGKKVSQIRAQIRKEFTEAVPGVKVVVQETAQIREKIQALARQRKELGSDFPEPTAMLAKVSQALPANQNVSVREVSFDSGRLRLQGDAGSAELVETFRTSLVAAFGRDATVTVQESEGSARGGNVRYTILIENGGNGRAS